Below is a genomic region from Melanotaenia boesemani isolate fMelBoe1 chromosome 19, fMelBoe1.pri, whole genome shotgun sequence.
GAAAATGGTTAAATTATTGATAGAATTATGAAAATTTGGTTGAATATTTTTAGAAACATATTTACTAAAGAAAAAGTATTGTAAAAAACGTAAATTTATCTTAAGATTGTTGGAACAATGTTGGAAACAAACTCATGTATCTTTTAGAAGTTTCATAacttagataaaaaaaatgtttaataaaaagttaaaaagatcTTTCTAATgagttgtgttttaatttttctcttgaaaatgtgtgtttggacACAGATGGTGATGAGTCAGAGAAGGAGGGGACGGGACAAAAACTACACAGAAAAAGTTTCAGACTTGGTAAATTTGCATTGGAAAGCCTGTCATCTGCTCAGAGggtccctcctcctcctcctgcagaccTAATCTGCATGTGTATGGAGCACAATAGCGCACAATAGCGGAGCTCCATGGTCCGTCAGCGTACAGAGCGGCTATTGTTTGTCCCGCAGATGTCTCCGCGGACACGCCGCACCATCTGCCGCTCCGTGCAGGTGGGGGTCGGGCAGGGCATGTCTGGGCGGAGACGAAGAAGGAGGAGGTTGATGAGGGGGATAGGGGGTTTGTCAGGCCAGAGCGGGGAGGTTTGGCTGGTTTAGGCTGGTTCCTCTGCGTATCATCTGGAGTTTTGCCAGCTGCTGTTGTTTATTCTCAGGCACTTAGTGAAAAGTTTGGTAAACAGGCCACAGTGTCTGACCAGCTCTGTTTGGGTGGAACCAGGTGGTGCAGAGCAGGAAGTCTGCAGACGCCATCAGGATTTTGAAACACTTTATTATAAGAAAAAACTGACTTAAGTTTATCACTAATAAGCATTTGTCTTGCTGTTCCTAGGTTTGTTGTGGATAATTAACTAATTATTGCCGTGGTTTGTTATAAACTTATAAAGATGGGGTGGCCAGAGCAAGACTTTATTAGGGGGTCCATATCCTCTAACATGCACTgttgtgataactgtggtcacattagagcaggggtgcccaaagccgctgctgtttcctgcttcaacacacctgattcaaatgaaatagatccaacagcctattaagttttgcacaatgactcatcaggttaagtcaggtggttttggagcagggacacatttaaaacctgcaggattgtggcccttgaggaccggagctagCCACTCCTGcattagagagacatgagaaataaaacatccttacgttaataatctggatcaccaagtggaaatatttacaagttCAGAAAGGTCCATAAAAGCTAAGTTTTTCTGGCTGAGGCTGCTGTCTGATgatggtggtagactggatcttTGTGTCTGACCACAATGTCTTGCATGGTGAGTTCTACATTGGGATTGTTGATACTGGGGCTGAGCTCTCCCCCTGatcttagttttcttttttaaaagtatttattgcCAACCCAATTTCCAAAAGTTGGGaggttgtgtaaaatgtaaaaaataaaaataataataataataataataaaaacaacataaaaaaccccataaatccatattttattacCAATATAGCATAAACAACctttcagatgttgaaactgagacattttatcatttcatagGAACTATGAGCTCAtcttgaatctgatggcagcaacacatctgtaaaaagtagttccaggttggtGTTTAGCgttgtgtagcatcccctcttcttttaacatctgtctgtaaacatctgggaagtgaggagaccagttgctggagttttaggagaggaatgttgtcccattctggtctgatgcaggattctagctgctctacagtcctggaccttggttgctgaatttctgcttccatgatgctccagatgttgtgtattggtgaaaggtctggactgcaggcaggtcagttcagcagccggattCTTCTcctgtgatgctgctgtgatggatgcaggatgtggttcagcattgtcttgctgaaatctgcaaggccttccatTAAAAAGACGCTGTCTGGATggaagcagatgttgctctaaaactttCACggacttttcagcattgatggatgtcagctgcccacgccataggcactaatgcagccctaTACCACCAGAGATGCAGGTCttcaagctggatgctccctctcctctttagtttaCAGGACATAGCGTCtatgttttctaaaaagaatttaatattttgatcCTTCTGACCCCAGAACCGTTTTTGATTTAGCCTcataccattttaaatgagaagaTGGTGGTGTTtttggatcctgttcacatctggcttcttctttgcatgatagagctttaacctgcatttatgGATTTCAAGGTGATCTGTGTTCAAACAGTCATTtgtggaagtcttcctgagctcatgcagtgatttccaggcCTCTGAAAAACATTTGAGTCAGATCATTTAAGAGGAAAACAATCTTTTATTTAccataaaataatttctgtccTTTCTTTAGTTCATCAGGCACTTTTACATATATCGTAGACGACCTGAAAAAGTTGCATTTGACATAATGGAAGATAAAAAGCtgcaaactgtaaaaacaaaaaaaacaaaaaaaacaaactacaagTCACTTTTCcatcagcagccatatcaaatattaaaaattgcTAGTTGTTAATATTTTGCTATAAAAGCAAATGTAGAAAGCATGACCAGCTTTGTTATGAATGATCAGCCTTCTATGAAAGCACGCAGAACTTGGAGGTGTGCCTGAGGCCCCTGTAGGCCCGGAGCCCCTCCCTCTTGTGGTCCCTCACCATCCCTCGGACCACCGGCGGACAGTCGCAGCCTCTCCTCTTCTGGACTCGGTGTAGCAGGATTTGGTACACGCCGGTGACGGGGTTGCGGCTGTCTTTGAGCTGATTGTTCTGTAGGTGCTCGGCGGTGAAGCCAAGCTCCTCCAGCTCGATCTTcacatcctcctcatcctcaacATTGTCACGCTCTGAATCCAGCAGGCTCTGCAGAGCATTCTGCGGTTCGGAGGGTGCCAACGACCAGGGAAACTCTACAGGCAACAGCCAATCGCAGCCCAGCATCTGGTCGACGGCGCAGCGTTCAACAGGGGCCGGCTTCAAGATGCCCTTGATGAGTCGCTGGCAGGGGCCAGGCACCCAGGGGGGGATGGTGTAGTTGCCTTCGATGATGCAGCGCCGCAGCTTGCCCATGGTTTCAGCACGGAACGGCATGGTGCCGGTCACCATGAAGAAAAGGAGGACCCCCATGGCCCACACGTCTACCGGAGGCCCCAGGTATGACTCGTCCTTGAAGAGCTCTGGGGCAGCGTAGGGTGGAGAGCCGCAGAAGGTGTCGAGGGCGTTGTTACGGTTGGACACCCGCGTGCTGAATCCAAAGTCGGCCACCTTCACGCAGCCGCTGCTGGTGAACAGAACGTTCTCGGCTTTCAGGTCTCGGTGGATGATGTTGAGGTTGTGCTGcaaaaacacagacagtagaagtTTCTCAGATTGTGCTCTAATCCGGTGGATAAGCTACGTGAAGGACCAAAAAGATCACCAACCATATATTTGACAGCAGAGAGGATCTGCGCGAAGGTGATCTTGCTGGTGTTGTCTGACAGTTTTCCCTCATTGTAGATCCGGTTGTGGAGATCGCCTCTCCCTGCATACTCCAGCACCAGGTAGAGGCGGCTTGGTGTCTCCACCACTTCATACAAACGGATCACGTTGGGGTGCTGCAGGGACTCCATGTTGACAATCTCCCTGGAAAGCAGACGCTGGGCCTGAGAATCCAGCCTCATCTTGTCCAGGATCTTTAGAGCCACTTTGTCTGCAGAGGGACAGAGTGATATTTTGTCATGGGACAGGGATGCAGCTGAAGACTTGTCCACTAGGTTATCTGCTGGGAGTGGAGCaggaaatgaaaacatggatgtAATTGTTTAACAGAAATTgttaaaattataatttaacTGCACATGTAGAGTtcaggaaagaatgaatgaagctAAATCAGAGCACTTGTCTGTCTTGTTGGCAGTCAGTCAGGAATGAAAGAAACATCATAGCTTGGATCTCTGGCTGGGTCTGGAGGTCAGATCTCATCCACTTCAGACTAAGAGCTCAGTATTTTGTTTGAGTTAATACGATTATGCATTGTGAATCAACAGGTATGTGCCTGTACAGATTGCAAACAAAGTCAAAAGTTAGAATGAACTGTCCCCTGACAGCTGTCCAGACAGGGCAGGGACATTGGCTGCACCTCTTAATATGAAATGGACTGACTTGATGAGGAATCAGTTCATAAATTAAAACCTGAAGGTTATATATTTGCTGTGTTGTAAATCTAAACCTCAGCTCTCAAACTaatttgtgaaaaagaaagtgggATAGGTTACCTATTTACAAGCTGGGTGTGGATGGTATATTTGCAAATTAGCCACTTCAGTGGACATTAGCGAGTCATCCAATACACTGCCACtcactgaagaataaataaatatattacataATTTAATATGTATTCATACATTATAATTACCatgtttgcctcagtgataacaAATTGTACGACCACATTTTATAGAATagttaaattatataaataggATGTATTGTTTTATAAACTAGCtacaaataaaaagtaaaataatattacaaataaaaaagaatcacTGTAcgtgtctgtagaagtaaaatattgtggAAAAAATGTGGCTGAGGGTTAATCTCAGTCtttcagtcaggttgaggtcCGGACTTAAGCTGCTactgtttgggatcattgtcctgtttcaTGACCCAGTTTCAGCCAAGATGTCGCTGTCAGACTGATGGTCTCACATTTGGtctttggtatccagaggagttcatggtccactcaataACTGCAAGGTGTCAAGATCCtgtggctgcagaacaagcccagatcatcagcCCTCTGCTGCCGTGCTTGCcagtgtttgtgctgatatgctggGGGCATTCTGATCAGACATCTGTACTTTGGTCTCCTCTGTCAATTCAATttcagtttattgtttatttggcGGGGGTAATGCACAATCACACCACTGCACCGTTAGCTAAAAGCTAATTTACATCTGCAGTCCCTGGGCAGGACACAGGA
It encodes:
- the nim1kb gene encoding serine/threonine-protein kinase NIM1 isoform X2; the encoded protein is MPGGQYQVGSTKLVHSLYSLTDSSDGGPEDEDPVQRLTPLQQLTTDMCKDEKTIKELIIGRRVGFYKVRGEIGYGTFSRVKLAFHALTKDKVALKILDKMRLDSQAQRLLSREIVNMESLQHPNVIRLYEVVETPSRLYLVLEYAGRGDLHNRIYNEGKLSDNTSKITFAQILSAVKYMHNLNIIHRDLKAENVLFTSSGCVKVADFGFSTRVSNRNNALDTFCGSPPYAAPELFKDESYLGPPVDVWAMGVLLFFMVTGTMPFRAETMGKLRRCIIEGNYTIPPWVPGPCQRLIKGILKPAPVERCAVDQMLGCDWLLPVEFPWSLAPSEPQNALQSLLDSERDNVEDEEDVKIELEELGFTAEHLQNNQLKDSRNPVTGVYQILLHRVQKRRGCDCPPVVRGMVRDHKREGLRAYRGLRHTSKFCVLS
- the nim1kb gene encoding serine/threonine-protein kinase NIM1 isoform X1, which encodes MVPAAEMPGGQYQVGSTKLVHSLYSLTDSSDGGPEDEDPVQRLTPLQQLTTDMCKDEKTIKELIIGRRVGFYKVRGEIGYGTFSRVKLAFHALTKDKVALKILDKMRLDSQAQRLLSREIVNMESLQHPNVIRLYEVVETPSRLYLVLEYAGRGDLHNRIYNEGKLSDNTSKITFAQILSAVKYMHNLNIIHRDLKAENVLFTSSGCVKVADFGFSTRVSNRNNALDTFCGSPPYAAPELFKDESYLGPPVDVWAMGVLLFFMVTGTMPFRAETMGKLRRCIIEGNYTIPPWVPGPCQRLIKGILKPAPVERCAVDQMLGCDWLLPVEFPWSLAPSEPQNALQSLLDSERDNVEDEEDVKIELEELGFTAEHLQNNQLKDSRNPVTGVYQILLHRVQKRRGCDCPPVVRGMVRDHKREGLRAYRGLRHTSKFCVLS